One Burkholderia vietnamiensis LMG 10929 genomic window carries:
- a CDS encoding DHA2 family efflux MFS transporter permease subunit → MTTAFSGNPASQPTKQRVFAFALMCVGFFMATLDIQIVASSLRDIGGGLSASQDELSWVQTAYLIAEIIVIPMSGWLSKVMSTRWLFVASAVGFTITSMLCGLAWDINSMILFRGLQGALGAAMIPTVFTTAFVLFPGKQRLIASTTIGALASLAPAIGPVIGGWITDQWSWHWLFYLNLVPGIVVAALVPRYVHIDEPDPSLVKRGDYRGIALMSGFLGCLEYVLEEGPRKNWFSDDAIVICAWISAICGFLFIVHALTADDPIVDLRALAVRNFGIGSLLSFVTGIGIFVTVFLTPLFLAQVRAFSSLQIGIALLSVGAFQLLALCAYAFAARYVSMRALLVFGLVCFGLGCYLYTPITHDWGWRELLLPQALRGIGQQFSVPPIVTMALGSLPQSRLKSASGLFNLMRNLGGAIGIAVSATMLNDRLNFHYLRLNEHVSAGEPQVASLLDRQAAYWSAVAGNTLDTAQAGLATLHRLIYREALTLTYADAYYALSLCFVVALVAVAFSRPITLNAPPPDAH, encoded by the coding sequence ATGACCACCGCGTTTTCCGGCAACCCCGCGTCGCAACCGACGAAGCAGCGCGTGTTCGCGTTCGCGCTGATGTGCGTCGGCTTCTTCATGGCGACGCTCGACATCCAGATCGTCGCGTCGTCGCTGCGCGACATCGGCGGCGGGCTCTCCGCGAGCCAGGACGAACTGTCGTGGGTGCAGACGGCCTACCTGATCGCCGAGATCATCGTGATCCCGATGTCGGGCTGGCTGTCGAAGGTGATGTCGACGCGCTGGCTGTTCGTCGCGTCGGCGGTCGGCTTCACGATCACGAGCATGCTGTGCGGGCTCGCCTGGGACATCAACTCGATGATCCTGTTCCGCGGGCTGCAGGGTGCGCTCGGCGCCGCGATGATCCCGACCGTGTTCACGACCGCGTTCGTGTTGTTTCCGGGCAAGCAGCGGCTGATCGCATCGACGACGATCGGCGCGCTCGCGTCGCTCGCACCGGCGATCGGGCCAGTGATCGGCGGCTGGATCACCGATCAATGGTCGTGGCACTGGCTGTTCTACCTGAACCTCGTACCGGGCATCGTCGTGGCCGCGCTGGTGCCGCGCTACGTGCACATCGACGAACCGGACCCGAGCCTCGTGAAGCGCGGCGACTATCGCGGCATCGCGCTGATGTCGGGCTTTCTCGGCTGCCTCGAATACGTGCTCGAAGAAGGCCCGCGCAAGAACTGGTTCAGCGACGACGCGATCGTCATCTGCGCGTGGATCTCCGCGATCTGCGGCTTCCTGTTCATCGTGCACGCGTTGACGGCCGACGATCCGATCGTCGACCTGCGTGCGCTCGCCGTACGCAACTTCGGGATCGGCAGCCTGCTGTCGTTCGTCACGGGGATCGGGATCTTCGTGACGGTGTTCCTCACGCCGCTGTTTCTCGCGCAGGTGCGTGCGTTCAGTTCGCTGCAGATCGGCATCGCGCTGCTGTCGGTCGGCGCATTCCAGTTGCTCGCGCTGTGCGCGTATGCATTCGCCGCGCGCTACGTCAGCATGCGCGCGCTGCTCGTGTTCGGGCTCGTCTGCTTCGGCCTCGGCTGCTACCTGTACACGCCCATCACGCACGACTGGGGCTGGCGCGAGCTGCTGCTGCCGCAGGCGCTGCGCGGCATCGGCCAGCAGTTCAGCGTGCCGCCGATCGTGACGATGGCGCTCGGCTCGCTGCCGCAGTCGCGGCTGAAATCGGCGAGCGGCCTGTTCAACCTGATGCGCAACCTCGGCGGCGCCATCGGCATCGCGGTGAGCGCGACGATGCTCAACGATCGGCTGAACTTTCACTACCTGCGGCTGAACGAGCACGTGAGCGCGGGCGAGCCGCAAGTCGCATCGCTGCTCGATCGCCAGGCCGCGTACTGGAGCGCGGTCGCCGGCAACACGCTCGATACCGCGCAGGCCGGCCTCGCGACCCTGCACCGGCTGATCTACCGCGAAGCGCTGACGCTGACCTACGCCGATGCGTACTACGCGCTGTCGCTGTGCTTCGTCGTCGCGCTGGTCGCCGTCGCGTTTTCCCGTCCGATCACGCTGAATGCGCCGCCACCCGACGCACACTGA
- a CDS encoding TIGR02594 family protein, producing the protein MHIALAELGIRRFPPGSSNPRIVEYNGHTNLVGYDDKISWCSSFVNWCIAHAGIRGTGSALARSWLDWGRPLEQGCIAVLTRDDPASWKGHVGFYLRHDHTHVHLFGGNQLDEVRELAYPVSEVIGYRWPDVG; encoded by the coding sequence ATGCACATCGCTTTGGCCGAGCTCGGCATCCGCCGCTTCCCGCCCGGCAGCAGCAACCCGCGCATCGTCGAATACAACGGCCACACGAATCTGGTCGGCTACGACGACAAGATTTCGTGGTGCTCGTCGTTCGTCAACTGGTGCATCGCGCATGCGGGCATTCGCGGCACCGGGTCGGCGCTCGCGCGTTCGTGGCTCGACTGGGGGCGGCCGCTGGAGCAGGGCTGCATCGCCGTGCTCACGCGCGACGATCCGGCGAGCTGGAAGGGCCACGTCGGGTTCTATCTGCGTCACGACCACACGCACGTGCATCTGTTCGGCGGCAATCAGCTCGACGAGGTGCGCGAGCTCGCGTATCCGGTGAGCGAGGTGATCGGATACCGGTGGCCTGACGTCGGCTGA
- a CDS encoding Crp/Fnr family transcriptional regulator, with translation MNRQQSWTRTAAPGEIIYSEGFAGEPVIFLIADGKVELSTRCEDKRIVIGTLGRGDFFGEAALLGAEPRAHTAKALSFCQLTVVPASTLDEEIEHVSALLRHIVRTMIRRVKRKDDQLATYTHADFMPGVLSYAHVLSLMAGADARGSDDAWSRRPMQTQAAETSVPLADVIRRCRAIAGHSRPHVLAMLRRMEKLNLVTIEAASAEHAGGMADYGSSTDGRQVVTFDAARVVDRAQQVADHDLDLSINSELELIELADLEALIGVDRKLLLNKLSHGEIADELFAFRKSKVLGYVEQKGVAYFSRRHPRAGDVQSLEDVVWVDQRTLFDVISGFDTYDLAKLIASLDDRAIADKLFSVMTEARRNEVSWVMRRELKLDPLEVGEIERRVVEAVRAAKAPAAGAAPAPLASSDA, from the coding sequence TTGAACCGTCAGCAATCTTGGACGCGTACGGCCGCGCCCGGCGAGATCATCTACTCGGAGGGCTTCGCCGGCGAGCCCGTCATCTTTCTGATCGCGGACGGCAAGGTCGAGCTGTCGACGCGTTGCGAGGACAAACGCATCGTCATCGGCACGCTCGGGCGCGGCGACTTCTTCGGCGAAGCGGCGCTGCTCGGGGCCGAGCCGCGCGCGCACACCGCGAAGGCGCTGTCGTTCTGCCAGCTCACGGTCGTGCCTGCGTCGACGCTCGACGAGGAAATCGAGCATGTGTCCGCGCTGCTGCGCCACATCGTGCGCACGATGATCCGTCGCGTGAAGCGCAAGGACGACCAGCTCGCGACCTATACGCACGCCGACTTCATGCCGGGCGTGCTGTCGTATGCGCATGTGCTGTCGCTGATGGCCGGCGCCGACGCGCGCGGCTCGGACGACGCATGGTCGCGCCGGCCGATGCAGACGCAAGCCGCGGAGACCTCGGTGCCGCTCGCCGACGTGATTCGCCGCTGCCGCGCGATCGCCGGCCATTCGCGCCCGCACGTGCTCGCGATGCTGCGCCGCATGGAGAAGCTCAATCTCGTCACGATCGAGGCCGCGTCGGCCGAGCATGCCGGCGGCATGGCCGACTATGGATCGTCCACGGACGGGCGCCAGGTCGTCACGTTCGACGCCGCCCGCGTGGTCGATCGCGCGCAGCAGGTCGCCGATCACGACCTCGACCTGTCGATCAACAGCGAGCTCGAGCTGATCGAGCTGGCCGATCTGGAGGCGCTGATCGGCGTCGACCGCAAGCTGCTGCTCAACAAGCTGTCGCACGGCGAGATCGCCGACGAGTTGTTCGCGTTCCGCAAGTCGAAGGTGCTCGGCTACGTCGAGCAGAAGGGCGTCGCGTATTTCTCGCGGCGTCACCCGCGCGCGGGCGACGTGCAGTCGCTGGAGGACGTCGTGTGGGTCGACCAGCGCACGCTGTTCGACGTGATCAGCGGCTTCGATACGTACGATCTCGCGAAGCTGATCGCGAGCCTCGACGATCGTGCGATCGCCGACAAGCTGTTCTCGGTGATGACCGAAGCGCGGCGCAACGAGGTGTCGTGGGTGATGCGCCGCGAGCTGAAGCTCGATCCGCTCGAGGTCGGCGAGATCGAGCGCCGCGTGGTGGAGGCCGTTCGCGCGGCCAAGGCGCCGGCCGCCGGCGCTGCGCCGGCGCCGCTCGCGTCGTCCGACGCGTGA
- a CDS encoding efflux transporter outer membrane subunit, producing the protein MKRLLVALAVSAFAAGCALQPAQHAALPDAVASVAPAAWDADVPRTDVDAAAWWAQFDDRVLDRLVATVLDANLDLQAAAERVKQAQALTARKRAALLPELDASAHAADARQNTPPPLGYVRQAGAGLALSWSPDVFGGERLDLLAAQAELVGQKHAEDAMRLALAADAASAYVDLRWAQQELTILEDNAALRRRALELTRKRQAFGLSTELDVTRAQNQLDALDARIPPTHAQIAHQLNLIAVYAGRTPESVDRLLLAQRGEVPVSPAGSPATLPSQALLRRPDVLAAYAQVERRAAQVGVAKAERYPKFSLNLTDGILAASYLGLPTLTDNLFSAALSATSPIFDAGRITADIAQSESRMRESELRLRQTMLQALREVEDARANLVSSDAATQRLASALSASNHALGLANQLYKGGATDFLDVLSAQEVYLRDAEALNQARREHALAAVALYRSLGGGWSCNDAAGGTEPEAVAATAAAR; encoded by the coding sequence ATGAAACGACTGCTCGTCGCGCTGGCCGTCAGCGCATTCGCCGCCGGCTGCGCGCTGCAGCCCGCGCAGCATGCCGCGCTTCCCGATGCCGTTGCGTCGGTCGCGCCCGCCGCTTGGGACGCCGACGTGCCGCGCACGGACGTCGACGCCGCCGCGTGGTGGGCGCAGTTCGACGACCGCGTGCTCGATCGGCTGGTCGCAACCGTGCTCGACGCCAACCTCGATCTGCAGGCCGCCGCCGAACGCGTGAAGCAGGCGCAGGCGCTGACCGCACGCAAGCGCGCGGCGCTGCTGCCCGAGCTCGATGCGAGCGCGCACGCGGCCGACGCGCGCCAGAACACGCCGCCGCCGCTCGGCTACGTGCGGCAAGCCGGCGCCGGGCTCGCGCTGAGCTGGTCGCCGGACGTGTTCGGCGGCGAGCGGCTCGACCTGCTGGCCGCGCAAGCCGAACTGGTCGGGCAGAAGCATGCGGAAGACGCGATGCGGCTTGCACTCGCGGCCGACGCGGCGTCCGCCTATGTCGACCTGCGCTGGGCCCAGCAGGAGCTGACCATCCTCGAGGACAACGCGGCGCTGCGCCGGCGCGCGCTCGAACTGACGCGCAAGCGCCAGGCATTCGGGTTATCGACGGAACTCGACGTCACGCGCGCGCAGAACCAGCTCGATGCGCTGGACGCGCGGATTCCGCCGACGCACGCGCAGATCGCTCATCAGCTCAACCTGATTGCCGTGTACGCCGGGAGAACGCCCGAGTCGGTGGACCGGCTCCTGCTCGCGCAGCGCGGCGAGGTGCCGGTGTCGCCGGCCGGCTCGCCCGCGACGCTGCCGTCGCAGGCGCTGCTGCGACGGCCCGACGTGCTCGCCGCCTATGCGCAGGTCGAACGGCGTGCGGCGCAGGTCGGCGTCGCGAAGGCCGAGCGGTATCCGAAGTTCTCGCTGAACCTGACCGACGGAATCCTGGCCGCGTCGTATCTCGGGCTGCCGACGCTCACCGACAACCTGTTCAGCGCGGCATTGAGCGCGACGAGCCCGATCTTCGACGCCGGACGCATCACCGCCGACATCGCGCAGAGCGAAAGCCGGATGCGCGAGTCGGAGCTTCGACTGCGGCAGACGATGCTGCAGGCGCTGCGGGAGGTCGAGGATGCGCGGGCGAATCTGGTCAGCAGCGACGCGGCAACGCAGCGGCTCGCGAGCGCGCTGTCGGCGTCCAATCACGCGCTCGGGCTCGCGAACCAGCTTTACAAGGGCGGCGCCACCGATTTTCTCGACGTGCTGTCGGCACAGGAGGTGTATTTGCGCGACGCCGAGGCACTCAATCAGGCGCGGCGCGAGCATGCGCTCGCCGCGGTCGCGTTGTATCGGTCGCTCGGTGGCGGCTGGAGCTGCAACGATGCAGCGGGCGGGACGGAGCCGGAAGCCGTCGCGGCCACCGCTGCGGCCCGCTGA
- the glmS gene encoding glutamine--fructose-6-phosphate transaminase (isomerizing), with protein sequence MCGIVGAVAQRDIVPVLIEGLRRLEYRGYDSCGVATVVDGQARRARSVSRVADLDAHVRSAGLAGSTGIAHTRWATHGAPATCNAHPIFSRDEIALVHNGIIENHETLRRQLSDAHYEFDGQTDTEVVAHLIHSKYRGDLLAAVRDATSQLHGAYAIAVFSKHEPQRLIGARVGSPLVVGLNDGECFLASDALALAGITDRFIFLEEGDVVELTPAGVRILTRDGAPVERPVQTVAPAHGVVELGAYRHFMQKEIFEQPQAVAATIPDAGLFDPAAFGPDATRAFEQIDNVLIVACGTSYYAGLTARRWLETIARLPAQVEIASEYRYSDALALPNTLVACVSQSGETADTLAALKYAQALGHIDTLAVCNVPTSAMVRQTSLRFLTRAGPEIGVASTKAFTTQLVALFILAVTLGRLRGCVDDAQLARYTTQLRRLPNALDDVLALEPQIERWAAEFAQHENALFLGRGLHYPIALEGALKLKEISYIHAEAYPAGELKHGPLALVTHAMPVATIAPNDALLEKLKSNMQEVRARGGQLYVFADADTRIDDGEGVSVLRMPDYYGLLSPILHVVPLQLLAYHAARLRGADIDKPRNLAKSVTVE encoded by the coding sequence ATGTGTGGCATCGTCGGCGCGGTCGCGCAACGGGACATCGTTCCGGTTCTGATCGAGGGTTTACGTCGCCTCGAATATCGCGGCTACGATTCATGCGGGGTCGCGACGGTCGTCGACGGCCAGGCGCGCCGCGCGCGCAGCGTGTCGCGCGTCGCCGATCTGGACGCGCACGTGCGCAGCGCGGGCCTCGCCGGCAGCACCGGCATCGCGCACACGCGCTGGGCGACGCATGGCGCGCCGGCCACCTGCAACGCGCATCCGATCTTCTCGCGCGACGAGATCGCGCTCGTGCACAACGGCATCATCGAGAATCACGAGACGTTGCGCAGGCAACTATCGGACGCGCACTACGAATTCGACGGACAGACGGACACCGAGGTCGTCGCGCACCTGATCCACAGCAAGTACCGCGGCGACCTGCTCGCCGCGGTGCGCGATGCGACGTCACAGCTGCACGGCGCGTATGCGATCGCCGTGTTCAGCAAGCACGAGCCGCAGCGGCTGATCGGTGCGCGCGTCGGCTCGCCGCTGGTGGTCGGCCTGAACGACGGCGAGTGCTTTCTCGCGTCCGACGCGCTCGCGCTGGCCGGCATCACCGATCGCTTCATTTTTCTCGAGGAAGGCGACGTCGTCGAGCTGACGCCCGCCGGCGTGCGGATTCTGACGCGCGACGGCGCGCCCGTCGAGCGCCCGGTGCAGACGGTCGCGCCGGCGCACGGCGTGGTCGAGCTCGGCGCGTACCGGCATTTCATGCAGAAGGAGATCTTCGAGCAACCGCAGGCCGTCGCCGCGACGATTCCCGACGCGGGGCTGTTCGATCCGGCTGCCTTCGGGCCCGACGCGACGCGCGCGTTCGAGCAGATCGACAACGTGCTGATCGTCGCGTGCGGCACGAGCTACTACGCGGGCCTGACGGCGCGTCGCTGGCTCGAGACGATCGCGCGGCTGCCCGCGCAGGTCGAGATCGCGAGCGAATACCGCTACAGCGATGCGCTCGCGCTGCCGAACACGCTGGTCGCGTGCGTGTCGCAATCGGGCGAGACCGCCGACACGCTCGCCGCGCTCAAATATGCGCAGGCGCTCGGCCACATCGACACGCTGGCCGTCTGCAACGTGCCGACCAGCGCGATGGTGCGCCAGACCAGCCTGCGCTTTCTCACGCGTGCAGGCCCGGAAATCGGCGTCGCGTCGACCAAGGCGTTCACGACGCAGCTCGTCGCGCTGTTCATTCTGGCGGTGACGCTCGGCCGGCTGCGCGGCTGCGTCGACGACGCGCAGCTCGCCCGCTACACGACGCAGTTGCGGCGCTTGCCGAACGCGCTCGACGACGTGCTCGCGCTCGAGCCGCAGATCGAGCGCTGGGCCGCGGAATTCGCGCAGCACGAGAACGCGCTGTTCCTCGGGCGTGGCCTGCATTACCCGATCGCGCTCGAAGGCGCGCTGAAGCTCAAGGAGATTTCGTACATCCATGCGGAGGCCTATCCGGCCGGCGAACTCAAGCACGGGCCGCTCGCGCTGGTGACCCACGCGATGCCGGTCGCGACGATCGCGCCGAACGACGCGCTGCTCGAGAAGCTCAAGTCGAACATGCAGGAAGTGCGCGCGCGCGGCGGCCAGCTCTACGTGTTCGCCGATGCCGATACGCGCATCGACGACGGCGAGGGCGTGTCGGTGTTGCGGATGCCCGACTACTACGGGCTGCTGTCGCCGATCCTGCACGTCGTGCCGCTGCAGCTGCTCGCCTATCACGCGGCGCGGCTGCGCGGCGCGGATATCGACAAGCCGAGGAATCTCGCGAAATCGGTGACGGTGGAGTGA
- a CDS encoding OmpA/MotB family protein, translating to MTARTEAARAGATATGRDDDEGDDAQTGRWLISYADLITTLMVLFLALYVLQLAKYNALDARYQTLARHDDAARGTAAITLPERVPAWLASLDALKTAGRIALVRAPHGIEIGIDAKVLFNVGDARLLPDAAPVLTQIARALSEHASGDILVEGHTDNVPIANAKYESNWELSSARAGSVVRYLAERGVAPHRLAAIGRADTQPLVTGDDAAARARNRRVTIFVAY from the coding sequence ATGACGGCACGAACTGAGGCCGCGCGCGCGGGCGCAACGGCGACCGGTCGCGACGACGATGAAGGCGACGACGCGCAGACCGGGCGCTGGCTGATCTCGTACGCGGATCTGATCACGACGCTGATGGTGCTGTTTCTCGCGCTGTACGTGCTGCAGCTCGCGAAGTACAACGCGCTCGACGCGCGCTATCAGACGCTCGCGCGGCACGACGACGCCGCGCGCGGCACGGCGGCCATCACGCTGCCCGAGCGCGTGCCCGCGTGGCTCGCGTCGCTCGATGCACTGAAGACGGCCGGCCGCATCGCGCTCGTGCGCGCGCCGCACGGGATCGAGATCGGCATCGACGCGAAGGTGCTGTTCAACGTCGGCGACGCGCGTCTGTTGCCCGATGCGGCGCCGGTGCTGACCCAGATCGCGCGCGCATTGAGCGAGCATGCGAGCGGCGACATCCTCGTCGAAGGGCATACCGACAACGTGCCGATCGCGAACGCGAAATACGAATCGAACTGGGAGCTGTCGTCCGCGCGGGCCGGCAGCGTCGTGCGCTATCTCGCGGAGCGCGGCGTCGCGCCGCACCGGCTCGCGGCGATCGGCCGCGCCGATACGCAGCCGCTCGTCACCGGCGACGACGCGGCCGCACGCGCGCGTAATCGGCGCGTGACGATCTTTGTCGCGTACTGA
- the wecB gene encoding non-hydrolyzing UDP-N-acetylglucosamine 2-epimerase, translating into MKKILLVFGTRPEAIKMAPLVRALKARADVDAKVCVTAQHRQMLDQVLSLFDIEPDYDLDLMRQGQTLSDVTTGILHAIGAVFDDLRPDIVLVHGDTTTTLAVSLAAFYRYLPIGHVEAGLRSGDIWSPWPEELNRRVTDAVSSWHFAPTGQARDNLLSEGVPVGSVVMTGNTVIDALHDVKHMLERDDALSREVAARFPFLDPTARMVLITGHRRESFGEPFRNFCEALRTLAHRYRDAQFVYPLHLNPNVREPALALLGGEANIYLIEPQEYLAFVYLMSRSHFIITDSGGIQEEGPALGKPVLVTRDTTERPEAIRAGTARLVGTDPELIVREASRLFDSASAYDEMARASNPYGDGHASERIVHALMHTPASSANTTSFSMGAAELPLNALTLGLQALRSP; encoded by the coding sequence ATGAAGAAGATCTTGCTTGTATTCGGAACCCGGCCGGAAGCCATCAAGATGGCGCCGCTCGTTCGCGCGCTGAAGGCGCGCGCGGATGTCGACGCGAAGGTGTGCGTCACCGCACAACATCGGCAAATGCTGGATCAGGTGCTGTCGTTGTTCGACATCGAGCCCGACTACGATCTCGATCTGATGCGTCAGGGCCAGACGCTCAGCGACGTGACGACCGGCATCCTGCATGCGATCGGCGCGGTGTTCGACGACCTGCGCCCGGACATCGTCCTCGTGCATGGCGACACGACCACCACGCTGGCCGTGAGCCTCGCGGCGTTCTATCGCTATCTGCCGATCGGGCACGTGGAAGCGGGCCTGCGCAGCGGCGACATCTGGTCGCCGTGGCCGGAGGAGCTGAACCGTCGCGTGACGGATGCGGTGTCGTCATGGCACTTCGCGCCGACCGGCCAGGCGCGCGACAACCTGTTGAGCGAAGGCGTGCCGGTCGGCTCGGTGGTGATGACGGGCAACACGGTGATCGACGCGCTGCACGACGTCAAGCACATGCTCGAACGCGACGACGCGCTCAGCCGCGAGGTCGCCGCGCGCTTTCCGTTCCTCGACCCGACGGCCCGCATGGTGCTGATCACGGGCCATCGCCGCGAGAGCTTCGGCGAGCCGTTCCGGAATTTCTGCGAGGCGCTGCGCACGCTCGCGCACCGCTATCGCGACGCGCAGTTCGTCTACCCGCTGCACCTGAATCCGAACGTGCGCGAGCCGGCGCTCGCGCTGCTCGGCGGCGAGGCCAACATCTACCTGATCGAACCGCAGGAATATCTCGCGTTCGTGTATCTGATGTCGCGTTCGCACTTCATCATCACGGACTCGGGCGGCATCCAGGAGGAAGGGCCGGCGCTCGGCAAGCCCGTGCTCGTCACGCGCGACACGACGGAGCGCCCCGAAGCGATCCGGGCCGGCACCGCGCGGCTCGTCGGCACGGACCCGGAGCTCATCGTGCGGGAAGCGTCGCGGCTGTTCGACAGCGCGAGCGCCTACGACGAGATGGCGCGTGCGAGCAACCCGTACGGCGACGGACATGCGAGCGAGCGGATCGTCCATGCGCTGATGCATACGCCGGCGTCGAGCGCGAATACGACGAGCTTCTCGATGGGCGCGGCCGAACTGCCGCTCAACGCGCTCACGCTCGGATTGCAGGCGTTGCGCTCGCCCTGA
- a CDS encoding flagellar motor protein — protein MDLLTLAGVLLGGTAIVFGFALEGGHFSMLFQFEALVIVLGGTLGAVMIQNTWARFFDAVKQLRLAFVRAQEVDRKHLSDLLEWGDRAKLNGLLAFESMDVTGIHPFARRGLELLANGVSSAVLEDALQRELDAYERSRLAAARVWHQAGGYAPTFGILGSVLGLVQVTSHILEPAQLGPGIAVAFIATLYGLAFANLVFLPLYGKLRAQIDSELRFRKLYLDGLLAISRKESPHTIETRLAGDVRGRAAESLA, from the coding sequence ATGGACCTGTTGACCCTGGCTGGCGTGCTGCTCGGTGGCACGGCCATCGTGTTCGGCTTCGCGCTCGAAGGCGGCCACTTCTCGATGCTGTTCCAGTTCGAGGCGCTCGTGATCGTGCTCGGCGGCACGCTCGGCGCGGTGATGATCCAGAACACCTGGGCGCGCTTTTTCGATGCGGTCAAGCAGTTGCGGCTCGCGTTCGTGCGCGCGCAGGAAGTGGACCGCAAGCATCTGAGCGACCTGCTCGAATGGGGCGACCGCGCGAAGCTCAACGGATTGCTCGCGTTCGAATCGATGGACGTGACCGGCATTCATCCGTTCGCGCGACGCGGGCTGGAACTGCTCGCGAACGGCGTGTCGAGCGCCGTGCTCGAGGATGCGCTGCAGCGCGAGCTCGACGCCTACGAGCGCAGCCGGCTCGCGGCGGCGCGCGTGTGGCATCAGGCGGGCGGCTATGCGCCGACCTTCGGGATTCTCGGCTCGGTGCTCGGGCTGGTGCAGGTGACGAGCCACATCCTCGAGCCTGCGCAGCTCGGACCGGGCATCGCCGTCGCGTTCATTGCGACGCTCTACGGTCTCGCGTTCGCGAACCTCGTGTTTCTGCCGCTGTACGGCAAGCTGCGTGCGCAGATCGACAGCGAGCTGCGGTTTCGCAAGCTGTACCTCGACGGGCTGCTCGCGATTTCGCGCAAGGAATCGCCGCACACGATCGAAACGCGCCTGGCCGGCGACGTGCGCGGCCGCGCGGCCGAGTCGCTCGCATGA